The genomic window ATAATCATAACAGAAAAGATAAAGGGGGAAAAACAGTGAAAAGAAACCTAAGTAAAAAGGCTGTTGTAATACGATTTGGAATTTTAGGTTGGTTGTTATACACAAAAAATGAGATGAAATTCGAAAGAAATCCTAGATATATTTTTAGATTATACTCACTTTCATTTCTTGCTTTCTTCTCACTAATAGTAATGTTAGTACTATTAGTTTCGGTGAAAACTTGGGTTTTTTTGGAATTATTTTTAGTCTTGCTTTCGTGTTTCTATGGATTTTGGGCATCGAAATATTTTATGCAGTATTTCTAATAAGAGACAGTAGTGTCTTATTAGAAATAGAAACTCTCAAAAAGGGTAAATAGCCAGAACCAATAATGTAATCTAAAATCAAAAACGATTAGTTGAATTCTCAGTGAGAAGAGGTTTATTCATGAAAAAAAATGATTTAGAGATGTATAAGGACTTTATTGACGGCATAGTTAATATAAGTCAACGAAACTATCAAAAAGCAATTAAAAATAAAAAGGCTTCTTTTTTTGACAAGCTTACTCCGGAAGAATTAGACGATTTTTTTGAATTGTTAAATGAACAAAGAATAGGAGGAATCCATGATTTATTAGTGTACTTAAGTGATATGCAAAACTTGGAAGAGTTGGTTTTTATAAAAAATGAGATAGAAATTCCGAAAGAACCATTTGGAACAGAATTACACTATGATTATGTTTCCAGATTAAATGGGGATTCATGGCCGGATGCACTATCTCGGTAATGGATTATACTTAATAGTGGTTATGAATAGTGATCGGATAAGTAAAGCAATTTGATTTAAAAGGAGTCATTCAAAAACAGATAGAACACAGAATCAAGTAAAAAGCTTCCGAACGAATAGTTCTGAAGTTTTTTTATCTAGAACAACACAATAAGCTACCAGAGTACAGTGGAGTAGATGCCGGATATAGCGGTGAAGAAAATTATATGTGTATATCAATTTTTGGATAGATATAGTTATTAGGAGCGGTTCTGGTATTCAGAAAGACTGACAAACTTTTAGAGGCACCGATAAAAAGTCAGGATACTAGAGAATAGAAAGGATTCAGGCTGTTAAAAGAACTAAAAATGTTGTCATATAGGGAAAAGATGCATAAGACTCTATGAAAGTGAAATGAAGGTTTATTGGGAGAGAGTTGAAAGGATGAGGGGCCTTTTATTGCTTATACTTTGTTTACTCAATCGATTTGAAGTATGTGATTGAGAATAAAATAGAAAAAGGTGAAGTAAGATGGCAGTAGAAGGATCAGTTTTAATTTCAGGCTCTCAATGGTTACAGGGAAAAGGGGAAGCAGTATATTCGAATGGAGGAAATTATGGCACCTATTACCAGTGTGTTGAATTGCCACAGCAAAGGTTATACCCTAACAAAGGTTGGCCAAGAGTGTATGCAGCAGGAAATGGCGGAGCACAATATATTCCTGAAGGCTCACCAGGATTAACTAGATATAACCCGGGCTCTAAGTATATTCCGGTACCCGGAGATTTAGTTATCGAAACTGGTGGTCAGTATGGACACGTATCAGTTGTTGATTATACTGACACGGAGAAGGGTATCATCTATGCGGTAGAACAA from Enterococcus sp. 9E7_DIV0242 includes these protein-coding regions:
- a CDS encoding DUF6547 family protein produces the protein MKKNDLEMYKDFIDGIVNISQRNYQKAIKNKKASFFDKLTPEELDDFFELLNEQRIGGIHDLLVYLSDMQNLEELVFIKNEIEIPKEPFGTELHYDYVSRLNGDSWPDALSR